One stretch of Limnohabitans sp. DNA includes these proteins:
- a CDS encoding glycosyltransferase, with product MTAVTLCITMGRRPELLAQTLTSLFQRAQFQHVIAINDFRDEPTNAVFKQLCPQGQLISLDHQLGHHGAVDHLYSQVKTPWVMHCEDDWSFTKDLNFGALANTLTQQPWMSGVCFRSLSDFEISPADQARIRHESHDGLEVYRLDPLHIQWHGYTFNPHFASIELWKRFGPFASFKKERHISRRVRQAGLVMPYWVYGGCAHLGEEQSVSYPKRKGRSGLWKWLGFK from the coding sequence ATGACAGCGGTTACCCTTTGCATCACCATGGGGCGTCGCCCGGAATTGCTGGCCCAAACTTTGACGTCCCTGTTTCAGCGGGCCCAGTTCCAACACGTCATTGCCATCAACGACTTTCGCGATGAACCAACCAACGCGGTGTTCAAACAGCTGTGTCCGCAAGGGCAGCTCATCAGCCTGGATCATCAGCTGGGGCATCACGGCGCGGTGGATCACCTTTACAGTCAAGTCAAAACCCCGTGGGTGATGCACTGTGAAGACGACTGGTCCTTCACCAAAGACTTGAACTTTGGTGCGTTGGCCAACACGCTGACTCAGCAGCCATGGATGTCTGGTGTTTGTTTCCGTTCCTTATCGGACTTTGAAATATCGCCCGCCGATCAAGCCCGTATTCGCCACGAAAGCCATGACGGACTGGAGGTCTACCGCTTGGACCCCTTGCACATCCAGTGGCATGGCTACACCTTCAATCCCCATTTCGCGTCTATTGAGCTTTGGAAGCGTTTCGGCCCATTCGCCTCCTTTAAAAAAGAGCGTCACATCTCCAGGCGTGTGCGACAGGCCGGTTTGGTCATGCCCTATTGGGTCTACGGTGGTTGCGCCCATCTGGGTGAAGAGCAAAGTGTCTCCTACCCCAAGCGCAAAGGGCGATCTGGCCTCTGGAAATGGCTGGGTTTTAAATGA
- a CDS encoding glycosyltransferase family 25 protein — protein sequence MTPPIYIITLASATQRRAFQQAQAERLGFEPIWHPAVGVDDMSDAFFLQHAFSWQRPLKKTEVGCFMSHYQLWQRIAQSDGPAVVLEDDVMLGGDWLADIRTLADQASADFICLETWGKKLLGETQTVSGLLLKRLALNSAGAAGYVLWPTGARRLLDRFESEGAALTDAFINQTEHWQAWQLVPANVVQMNIAPQFGLKSGFESPSLIARESVQSPTPPSPKSWRAMRLKRLRAELKKARVRLFGALKSQRQCVPFMSHPRL from the coding sequence ATGACGCCACCCATCTACATCATCACCTTGGCCAGTGCCACCCAGCGCCGAGCCTTTCAGCAAGCGCAAGCCGAGCGTTTGGGCTTTGAGCCCATTTGGCACCCCGCAGTCGGCGTGGACGACATGAGCGACGCGTTTTTCTTGCAGCACGCCTTCAGCTGGCAGCGGCCCTTGAAGAAAACCGAGGTGGGTTGCTTCATGAGCCATTACCAACTGTGGCAGCGCATCGCGCAAAGCGATGGGCCTGCGGTGGTGCTGGAGGACGACGTCATGCTGGGCGGCGACTGGTTGGCCGATATTCGAACCCTCGCAGACCAAGCCTCAGCCGATTTCATTTGCTTGGAGACCTGGGGCAAGAAGTTGCTGGGAGAAACCCAAACCGTTTCGGGTTTGCTTTTGAAGCGGCTCGCGCTGAACAGTGCGGGTGCGGCGGGCTATGTGTTGTGGCCCACAGGCGCGAGGCGATTGTTGGACCGGTTCGAGTCAGAGGGTGCTGCTTTGACCGACGCTTTCATCAATCAAACGGAGCACTGGCAAGCGTGGCAATTGGTGCCCGCCAATGTGGTTCAAATGAACATCGCGCCGCAGTTTGGCCTGAAGAGTGGTTTTGAGAGCCCTTCATTGATCGCCCGTGAGTCGGTTCAGTCACCCACTCCTCCTAGCCCGAAGTCTTGGAGGGCCATGCGGCTCAAGCGCCTCAGGGCCGAGCTGAAAAAAGCCCGTGTTCGACTGTTTGGGGCACTGAAAAGCCAACGACAATGTGTGCCATTCATGAGTCATCCAAGGCTCTAG
- the pdxA gene encoding 4-hydroxythreonine-4-phosphate dehydrogenase PdxA, whose product MTYRPLIAITMGDAAGVGPEIIMKSLAQATLYDQCRPLVVGDAERLRQAGVMVGAALPVGIVDSPVQAEFKHGVVDCIDLGLIPAELPFGILSAVAGDGAYRYIAKAVELAQAEQVDAICTAPLNKEALHAAGHKFPGHTEMLAHLTGTPEVSMMLTAPGLRVIHVTTHIGLLDAISRIEPGLVERTIARGHSTLVKAGISDPIIGVCAINPHAGEGGLFGHGEEATKILPAIVACQSRGWRIEGPLPADTLFFRASRGDFDLVVAMYHDQGHGPIKVLGIEAGVNVTVGLPVIRTSVDHGTAFDIAGKGTVDERSMLEAIRQAVGLATRRQ is encoded by the coding sequence ATGACTTACCGCCCCTTAATTGCCATCACCATGGGAGATGCCGCCGGCGTCGGACCCGAAATTATCATGAAGAGCTTAGCCCAGGCGACTTTGTACGATCAATGCCGACCACTGGTTGTCGGCGACGCTGAGCGGCTTCGGCAGGCAGGTGTCATGGTTGGCGCAGCGCTGCCGGTCGGGATAGTTGATAGCCCTGTGCAAGCAGAGTTCAAGCACGGCGTCGTCGACTGCATTGACCTTGGCTTGATTCCGGCTGAACTGCCTTTTGGCATCCTTTCAGCAGTTGCTGGTGATGGAGCCTATCGCTATATCGCCAAGGCAGTTGAACTGGCGCAGGCGGAACAGGTTGATGCGATTTGCACTGCGCCACTGAATAAGGAGGCCCTGCACGCTGCCGGCCACAAGTTTCCGGGTCACACTGAAATGCTGGCTCACTTGACCGGTACACCTGAGGTCTCGATGATGCTTACGGCACCCGGCTTGCGTGTGATTCACGTGACGACGCATATTGGGTTGCTTGACGCCATCTCTCGGATCGAGCCAGGCCTCGTTGAACGCACGATCGCCCGTGGCCACTCGACGCTGGTCAAAGCCGGGATTTCCGACCCCATAATTGGTGTGTGTGCCATCAATCCGCACGCTGGTGAGGGCGGCTTATTCGGTCACGGTGAGGAGGCAACAAAAATATTGCCGGCCATCGTCGCATGCCAATCGCGTGGTTGGCGTATCGAGGGACCGCTGCCGGCCGACACCTTGTTCTTTCGTGCCAGTAGGGGCGACTTTGATCTCGTTGTTGCCATGTACCACGACCAGGGACACGGTCCGATCAAAGTGCTAGGCATCGAGGCAGGCGTAAATGTCACCGTAGGGTTGCCAGTCATTCGCACCTCAGTTGACCACGGCACGGCCTTCGATATAGCTGGTAAAGGTACCGTCGATGAACGATCAATGCTCGAGGCCATTCGGCAGGCTGTTGGACTGGCCACTCGCCGACAGTGA
- a CDS encoding four-carbon acid sugar kinase family protein, whose protein sequence is MSGCPNSLFILADDLTGAADCAMGAARKGLHSIVLFEPTVAAEAQVISIDADTRYCAPEVAREICKSLWRTWAAPGRLLYKKIDSTLRGNFAAEISAFADVGVAIVAPAFPSVGRTMRNGRVFVHGVPLEATDIWSKECMDGVADVVAMLQAEGVKAVNLPLDIVRGDLRAALKQLVEQDAVQAIVCDALTDADLEAVAGASVGLPVYWVGSAGLVAHLPAAAGLTGCAKPITPTVSGSIVTVVGSLSPVSRQQAQNLEAGVDLALFEPAPVLLRAGSASSLWQSTVEAIGQALALGRDVLIRTGTFGDDDLSQGHILCQALGQLLLPLAPQIGALVVTGGETARALLPAFGTHSLQLLQEVEPGVPLSVSIGTRSLPVVTKAGAFGSPDALLNAHRMLARLRASTMSNI, encoded by the coding sequence ATGAGCGGCTGCCCCAATTCTTTGTTCATCCTTGCGGACGATCTGACCGGCGCAGCCGATTGCGCGATGGGCGCGGCAAGAAAGGGGCTTCACAGCATCGTTCTTTTTGAACCCACGGTAGCCGCAGAGGCGCAGGTGATTTCCATTGATGCCGACACGCGCTACTGCGCGCCAGAGGTGGCGCGCGAAATCTGTAAGAGTTTGTGGCGCACGTGGGCAGCACCGGGACGGCTTCTTTATAAAAAAATTGACTCGACGCTAAGGGGTAACTTTGCAGCCGAAATTTCGGCATTTGCCGATGTCGGTGTTGCAATCGTTGCACCTGCCTTCCCATCGGTGGGTCGCACCATGCGGAATGGTCGGGTTTTCGTCCATGGCGTGCCGCTGGAGGCGACCGATATTTGGTCGAAAGAATGCATGGATGGCGTGGCTGATGTCGTTGCGATGCTGCAGGCAGAGGGTGTGAAGGCTGTTAACCTGCCTCTGGACATCGTTCGAGGGGACTTGCGTGCCGCACTCAAGCAGCTTGTCGAACAGGACGCTGTTCAGGCCATCGTTTGCGATGCTTTGACAGATGCAGATCTGGAAGCTGTCGCTGGTGCATCAGTCGGTCTGCCTGTGTACTGGGTGGGCTCTGCGGGTTTGGTCGCGCACCTTCCCGCCGCGGCCGGTCTTACTGGTTGCGCCAAACCGATTACTCCCACTGTGTCAGGCTCTATCGTTACGGTCGTTGGCAGTCTGTCGCCAGTTTCGCGGCAACAGGCGCAAAACCTTGAAGCTGGTGTTGATCTCGCACTCTTCGAGCCAGCGCCTGTGCTGCTGCGGGCAGGCTCAGCAAGCTCACTTTGGCAGTCAACCGTCGAGGCGATAGGCCAGGCCTTGGCGTTGGGGCGGGATGTTCTTATCCGCACAGGCACTTTTGGTGACGATGACCTGTCCCAGGGTCACATACTGTGTCAGGCTCTCGGACAATTGCTGCTGCCGCTGGCGCCTCAGATTGGTGCGCTGGTGGTAACTGGGGGTGAAACAGCTCGAGCGCTGCTGCCGGCCTTCGGCACTCATTCGTTGCAACTTTTGCAAGAGGTAGAGCCTGGCGTGCCCTTATCAGTGTCGATCGGCACGCGCTCGCTGCCAGTCGTGACAAAGGCTGGTGCGTTCGGTTCGCCGGATGCGCTACTTAACGCCCATCGCATGTTGGCGCGCCTTCGCGCCAGCACTATGTCCAATATTTAG
- a CDS encoding addiction module protein: protein MPSHAASSSEITAGGGIARRRKLQAEVLQLAPADRSRLFERLIASLDSDADVERAWEEEADRRERELDSGVATVVPAQEAIARLRQRILR from the coding sequence ATGCCAAGTCATGCTGCTTCATCATCTGAAATTACCGCGGGAGGGGGTATCGCTCGGCGCCGAAAGCTACAAGCAGAAGTTCTGCAGTTGGCCCCCGCCGACCGCTCACGCCTTTTCGAGCGGCTGATAGCGAGCCTGGATTCAGATGCCGACGTTGAGAGAGCCTGGGAAGAAGAGGCGGATCGAAGGGAGCGTGAACTGGACTCCGGTGTGGCCACGGTGGTTCCAGCACAGGAGGCTATTGCGCGTTTGCGGCAAAGGATTTTGCGGTGA
- a CDS encoding MBL fold metallo-hydrolase, protein MKKRSGEHLEGLKVLKERLDGTVPTLPTRFVADQDTRLELGGTVLELKYRKGGHTPGDMVVWLPQKSVLFAGDVVYVDRVLGLHPVSNTRNWLESFAVIDALKPQTIVPGHGNVTNRATAQAHTRDLLLALRAHMKKAVDDGVDLSAAVKTFDGKPFSNLKHADVWIPQLANQTYLEMERE, encoded by the coding sequence ATGAAGAAACGCTCTGGCGAGCACCTGGAAGGTCTCAAAGTCCTGAAGGAGCGGCTGGACGGCACCGTGCCGACGCTGCCCACCCGTTTTGTTGCAGACCAGGACACCCGTCTGGAACTGGGAGGCACCGTTCTGGAACTGAAATACCGAAAAGGCGGCCACACGCCAGGCGACATGGTGGTGTGGTTGCCGCAAAAGAGCGTGCTGTTTGCGGGCGATGTGGTCTATGTGGACCGCGTGCTGGGCCTGCACCCGGTCAGCAACACCCGCAACTGGCTGGAGTCTTTTGCCGTTATCGACGCGCTCAAGCCCCAGACCATCGTGCCCGGTCACGGCAACGTGACCAACCGGGCCACGGCACAGGCGCACACGCGCGACCTGCTGCTGGCCCTGCGCGCGCATATGAAGAAGGCGGTGGACGATGGTGTGGACCTCAGCGCCGCCGTGAAGACCTTTGACGGCAAGCCGTTTTCCAATCTGAAGCACGCTGATGTCTGGATTCCACAATTGGCGAATCAGACCTATCTGGAGATGGAGCGGGAGTAG
- a CDS encoding Bor family protein, with product MFKSVFIALLASVFLLGCANQRFNVAGDITGSTPKMEDSQSFWVSGIGQQSNVDAAQVCGGAAKVVGVDVEQTGVNVLVGLVTFGIYTPRTARVYCK from the coding sequence ATGTTTAAGTCTGTTTTTATAGCTTTGCTCGCCAGCGTGTTCTTGCTGGGTTGCGCCAACCAACGCTTTAATGTGGCAGGCGACATAACCGGCTCCACACCCAAAATGGAAGACAGCCAAAGCTTTTGGGTAAGCGGCATTGGCCAGCAAAGCAATGTGGACGCAGCCCAGGTCTGTGGCGGCGCAGCCAAAGTAGTCGGTGTGGACGTCGAGCAAACCGGCGTGAACGTGCTGGTAGGTCTGGTCACATTCGGCATTTACACACCTCGCACAGCCCGGGTGTATTGCAAATAA
- a CDS encoding DeoR/GlpR family DNA-binding transcription regulator, translated as MSNKVELRHQSIISAIQSGIIDSEALSTHLGVSVVTLRRDLNRLQTAGRLVRTFGGAVPIGGHEPELTPTRRNYLHRSAKEAIGRTAAAMVHAGDTIIIDGGTTTAAFARQLRGRRNLRVITNSLQVAAAISEEQGIDVVLLGGSLRRVSLATSGSLAVMILQRVSADRVFVSADGIVAGRGLCEASIEQTQLKELMMAQGCEVVVLADGSKLGRAAQQAWAPLPLRWTLVTDAQADAKQVAAFRELPGVTVVLAEVQPSEMSSV; from the coding sequence ATGTCCAACAAGGTCGAGCTCCGCCATCAGTCAATCATCTCGGCGATTCAAAGTGGCATCATTGACTCCGAAGCGCTGAGCACGCACCTCGGCGTTTCGGTGGTCACTCTCCGCCGAGACCTTAATCGCCTGCAAACCGCAGGGCGGCTCGTGCGCACTTTCGGCGGAGCTGTACCAATAGGTGGTCATGAACCTGAGTTGACGCCGACTCGCCGCAATTACTTGCACCGCAGCGCTAAAGAAGCTATTGGTCGAACTGCTGCGGCCATGGTGCACGCTGGCGACACCATCATCATTGACGGTGGCACGACCACAGCTGCATTCGCGAGGCAGCTTCGAGGACGGCGAAACCTGCGTGTCATCACTAACAGCTTGCAAGTGGCAGCTGCTATTTCCGAGGAACAAGGCATTGACGTCGTGCTGCTCGGCGGCTCGTTGCGGCGAGTCAGCTTGGCCACTAGTGGTAGTTTGGCTGTGATGATCCTGCAGCGGGTGTCAGCAGACCGAGTTTTTGTCAGCGCCGATGGCATCGTTGCGGGTCGCGGGTTGTGCGAGGCCAGCATTGAACAGACCCAGCTTAAGGAGCTAATGATGGCTCAGGGCTGCGAGGTCGTGGTTCTTGCAGATGGATCCAAGCTTGGGCGGGCGGCCCAGCAGGCCTGGGCACCGCTACCACTTAGATGGACGCTCGTTACTGATGCCCAGGCCGACGCAAAACAAGTGGCAGCATTTAGGGAGTTGCCGGGTGTCACTGTTGTTCTGGCCGAAGTACAACCCTCCGAGATGTCGTCCGTTTGA
- a CDS encoding 2-keto-3-deoxygluconate permease, with protein sequence MQIKQTIEKIPGGMMVVPLFLGALLNTVDQMHLPVIMDFLKSLGVAPVKPGIYEFLRIGGFSEALFKTGALTLIACFLFCAGSQMNLRVGGVAMKKGIILTASKYFVGLGVGFLWGYLSGDMFNGFLGLSALAIIAAMTNGNGGMYAALTGQYGNRSDVGGLSVLSLNDGPFFTLMALGMLGSNFPIIAFIAVLLPIVLGMLLGNLDNDMRKFLKPGESLPVPFFAFALGAGMNFATFFNPQVVVGGLVLGVMTVVFTGAAGMFWFWVFREKSMIAPVAEASTAGNAVGTPAAIAAAAAVAAAAGMMSAEEALAYKEIASIAALQISISTLSTAIMCPIAVILIDKWQRRRGIDGKLETNELSTDRAVTS encoded by the coding sequence ATGCAGATTAAGCAAACAATCGAAAAAATTCCCGGTGGAATGATGGTGGTACCGCTATTTTTAGGAGCCTTGCTGAACACGGTTGATCAGATGCACCTACCGGTCATCATGGATTTCCTGAAATCCCTCGGGGTCGCACCCGTGAAGCCGGGAATTTATGAGTTCTTGAGAATTGGGGGGTTTTCTGAGGCACTTTTCAAAACGGGCGCGCTCACTCTGATCGCTTGTTTCCTGTTTTGTGCCGGCAGTCAGATGAATCTTCGTGTGGGTGGCGTGGCCATGAAAAAGGGAATCATCTTGACTGCTTCCAAGTATTTTGTGGGTCTTGGTGTGGGTTTTCTCTGGGGCTACCTATCTGGCGACATGTTCAATGGTTTTCTTGGCTTATCGGCATTGGCCATCATCGCCGCGATGACCAACGGCAACGGCGGCATGTATGCAGCGTTGACGGGGCAATATGGCAACCGTTCTGACGTGGGTGGGCTGTCTGTGCTCTCCTTGAATGATGGGCCGTTCTTCACCCTGATGGCGCTTGGCATGCTGGGCTCGAACTTCCCAATAATTGCTTTCATCGCTGTACTGCTGCCCATAGTGCTGGGTATGTTGCTAGGTAACCTCGACAACGACATGCGGAAATTCTTGAAGCCCGGCGAGTCGCTGCCCGTGCCGTTTTTTGCCTTTGCGCTGGGCGCCGGGATGAATTTCGCCACCTTTTTCAACCCTCAGGTGGTTGTTGGTGGTTTGGTTCTGGGTGTAATGACCGTTGTGTTTACCGGCGCAGCGGGCATGTTCTGGTTCTGGGTTTTCCGCGAAAAAAGCATGATCGCACCTGTCGCCGAAGCATCTACAGCCGGTAATGCGGTTGGGACACCAGCTGCGATCGCTGCTGCAGCTGCAGTTGCCGCCGCTGCAGGCATGATGAGTGCTGAAGAAGCGCTGGCTTACAAAGAAATCGCTTCTATCGCGGCACTGCAGATTTCCATCTCCACTTTGTCCACTGCCATCATGTGCCCTATCGCAGTCATCCTTATAGACAAGTGGCAACGGCGCCGCGGAATCGATGGAAAGTTGGAAACGAACGAACTGTCAACGGATCGCGCAGTGACCTCATGA
- a CDS encoding O-antigen ligase family protein: MAWAGLFFYRQAQIKTPLLEPAIVQSWRWLLGGFAVFVLVGVGLGLFHGNHAGHYELYVPFVLFPVMAWLIRAGQWSATPWLVAVAVGAVSAFSVAFYQSMFLGIGRAIGATGNPIPFGNTAIVLAAICGVAAVMFPFVGPYSKLARALMWLGAIAGSGASLLSGSKGGWMSLFIIGITVSYLSTQHWAAWRRHVAAGAVVLAIVVAGALAPAHVVKDRIASGLAGGWHWLQTGQVTEGSVSMRFEIWRLGAMVVAEKPWFGHGSVGAHERWDELAAQAPSHAELAQLYGSTKFISSDNELLGALKGGGVVGALAVFAAYLCVWMAFWRWRKHSDAQIKALATIGMLMVPLYLEFGLSVSVFGINVFRSVYVALAVSLLALITVRLHHMRQPT, translated from the coding sequence ATGGCTTGGGCAGGGTTGTTTTTTTACCGACAAGCCCAGATCAAAACGCCGCTGCTTGAGCCTGCGATCGTTCAGTCTTGGCGTTGGCTCTTGGGTGGGTTTGCTGTTTTTGTGTTGGTTGGAGTGGGTCTCGGGTTGTTCCACGGTAACCATGCCGGGCATTACGAGTTGTATGTGCCTTTTGTGTTGTTTCCGGTCATGGCTTGGCTGATCAGGGCGGGGCAATGGTCGGCAACCCCATGGTTGGTTGCGGTGGCGGTTGGGGCTGTATCCGCGTTTTCGGTGGCTTTTTATCAATCCATGTTTTTGGGGATAGGACGCGCCATTGGTGCCACGGGCAACCCCATTCCGTTTGGCAACACCGCCATTGTGTTGGCCGCCATCTGCGGGGTTGCCGCGGTCATGTTCCCCTTTGTGGGGCCTTACTCGAAGTTGGCCCGAGCACTGATGTGGCTCGGAGCCATTGCCGGTTCGGGGGCGTCTTTGCTCAGCGGGTCCAAAGGTGGCTGGATGTCCTTGTTCATCATTGGCATCACGGTTTCATATTTGTCCACACAGCACTGGGCCGCTTGGCGTCGTCATGTTGCCGCTGGTGCGGTGGTGTTGGCGATTGTCGTGGCGGGGGCTTTGGCGCCCGCCCACGTGGTGAAAGATCGTATCGCTTCTGGTTTGGCGGGCGGCTGGCACTGGCTGCAAACGGGCCAAGTTACTGAAGGTTCGGTCAGCATGCGTTTTGAAATTTGGCGCCTCGGTGCCATGGTGGTCGCAGAAAAGCCTTGGTTCGGTCATGGATCGGTGGGCGCCCACGAGCGATGGGACGAGTTGGCGGCGCAGGCGCCTTCCCACGCCGAATTGGCCCAGTTGTATGGGTCCACCAAATTCATCAGTTCAGACAATGAACTGCTGGGGGCGCTGAAGGGCGGCGGTGTTGTGGGTGCGCTGGCCGTTTTTGCAGCGTATTTGTGTGTCTGGATGGCGTTTTGGCGCTGGCGAAAACACAGCGACGCGCAAATCAAAGCTTTGGCCACCATCGGCATGCTGATGGTGCCTTTGTATTTGGAATTTGGTTTATCGGTGTCGGTGTTTGGCATCAATGTTTTCCGTTCGGTGTACGTGGCCTTGGCCGTCAGTTTGTTGGCCTTGATCACGGTGCGCTTACATCACATGAGGCAACCCACATGA
- a CDS encoding reverse transcriptase domain-containing protein yields MSKAMRQMPGQPGRASVARGEAASDLASGAACGPPLEHPRTGSAKQLAGTGGLLEAALTRQNLQALLQVLQPLIDPTFSDHSHGFRPGRRAHDAVKAARAYVQSGKRVVVDVDLAKFFDRVNHDILIDRLKRRIDDAGVIRLIRAYLNAGIMDGGVVVDRHLGTPQGGPLSPLLANVLLDEVGKALEARSYCFARYADDCNVYVGSKQAGERVMVYLRKLYTGLKLQINEAKNAVASALGRKFLGYALWMAKGKEVKCAVAYKALDNFKARIRQLTCRSGGCSMAQVVEKLRPYLLGWKAYFGMAQTTRVWRELDEWLRHRLRAIQLKHWKRPRAIYRELKALGAKENVARQVAVNSRRWWRNSDRLLKTVLTIAYFDGLGVPRLT; encoded by the coding sequence ATGTCAAAGGCCATGCGTCAGATGCCGGGGCAACCTGGGCGGGCAAGCGTAGCAAGGGGTGAAGCCGCCAGTGATCTTGCCAGCGGCGCAGCCTGCGGCCCGCCTCTTGAGCACCCGCGCACAGGGTCGGCAAAGCAGCTGGCAGGCACTGGTGGCCTGCTGGAGGCGGCGCTGACGAGACAGAACCTGCAGGCCCTTTTACAGGTGCTGCAACCGCTGATCGACCCCACCTTCAGCGACCACAGCCACGGGTTTCGACCGGGCAGGCGTGCACACGATGCGGTCAAGGCCGCACGGGCGTACGTCCAATCGGGCAAACGCGTGGTGGTGGACGTGGACCTGGCCAAGTTCTTTGACCGGGTCAACCACGACATCCTGATCGACAGGCTCAAAAGGCGCATCGACGACGCTGGAGTCATCCGGCTGATTCGGGCTTACTTGAACGCCGGGATCATGGATGGCGGGGTGGTGGTCGATCGCCATCTGGGCACGCCGCAAGGCGGGCCACTCAGTCCGCTGTTGGCCAACGTGCTGCTAGACGAAGTGGGCAAGGCGTTGGAGGCGCGCAGCTACTGCTTCGCGCGCTACGCCGACGATTGCAACGTCTACGTGGGCAGCAAGCAGGCGGGCGAGAGGGTGATGGTCTACCTCAGGAAGCTGTACACGGGCTTGAAGCTTCAGATCAACGAAGCCAAGAATGCAGTGGCCAGCGCCCTTGGGCGCAAGTTCCTGGGGTATGCGTTGTGGATGGCCAAGGGCAAAGAAGTCAAATGTGCGGTGGCCTACAAGGCACTGGACAACTTCAAGGCTCGCATCCGGCAACTCACGTGCCGCTCGGGCGGGTGCAGCATGGCGCAGGTGGTGGAGAAACTGCGGCCCTACCTGCTGGGCTGGAAGGCGTACTTCGGGATGGCGCAAACAACCAGGGTCTGGCGCGAGCTGGACGAGTGGCTGCGCCACCGACTGCGGGCCATCCAGCTCAAGCACTGGAAACGGCCCAGGGCGATCTATCGGGAATTGAAGGCATTGGGAGCGAAGGAGAATGTGGCGCGGCAAGTGGCGGTGAACAGCCGTCGCTGGTGGCGCAACAGTGACCGGTTGCTCAAGACGGTGCTGACGATTGCGTACTTTGATGGGTTGGGAGTGCCAAGGCTGACATGA